One region of Danio rerio strain Tuebingen ecotype United States chromosome 5, GRCz12tu, whole genome shotgun sequence genomic DNA includes:
- the rusc2 gene encoding AP-4 complex accessory subunit RUSC2 isoform X4 has protein sequence MQSRGAAAPEGDEDDSEEHHRPAHGTSNTPTTVRPSPLGSYSPIRLQGAPTSSGNCSTCSPTLNGPRPPRSLSCPISAGLLPQHTPPGVAIHTETPKLAPLPPTPPPAPLMKQSPLMPALPTRNHCFHRGNLPALPSSGLSPLGQLEPAPQEEPVKVLPACVTQRQPNGQSLRQLPQCYSDFLPDYFSQTERPPEEFCLSPDAHTDESISIDLLQKRGLVKAINTAVDLIVAHFGTSRDAGVKAKLGNSSVSPNVGHLILKYLCPAIREILNDGLKAYVLDLIIGQRKNQPWSVVEASTQLGPSTRVLHSLFSKVSQYSELTNHSMRLNAFIFGLLNLRSLEFWFNHIYTHEDIIAAHYHPWGFLPLSQGACQPLFEELMLLLQPLSLLPFDLDLLFEPHQLQKGEEHLRRKEQLCSARQSLDQSDRSTFQLMRGCGMLESQETGMLPQRESFVLRDEECRLRTEGVTLKMKQEWQRSVGAEREFRNKEDGVGKECLRKSDTGQMQGGGCCAARMKGVGEDNEKDKKREKDGDATKQRNRQAGWWYQLMQSSQVYIDNSAEGSKFVKWEKRRKGGVENHRQSHPPPREGVVEGAEAIQQMDEQVEHGRTSSSNINSIGRGVLNQSALSEPTKATKAKPSWMGSPPESVLTELKKSKEKQPDCQDPNEGLQAQPEAEEDGTAQVLRWGRLFGAGNASKKEKIEQKSVRKQRLPSGWLSIDHSVLDLVAQSVGVRKRAEQQSFTSQSQESNLGPTEQAQTQSPQTKTLAPREVKALCHHIATEPGQLSFNKGDVLQVLSRADSDWLMCALGDSQGLVPIIYVTLIEDSQER, from the exons ATGCAGAGTCGAGGGGCTGCAGCACCAGAGGGTGATGAAGATGACTCTGAAGAACACCACAGGCCAGCTCACGGCACctccaacacacctacaacagtGCGGCCATCTCCACTGGGAAGCTATTCCCCAATTCGGCTCCAGGGTGCACCTACCTCTTCTGGAAATTGCTCAACATGCTCTCCGACTCTGAATGGTCCACGGCCACCACGTTCCCTCTCTTGCCCCATCTCTGCAGGTCTTCTGCCTCAGCACACCCCACCTGGAGTGGCCATACATACAGAGACTCCTAAACTTGCTCCATTGCCTCCAACACCACCTCCAGCTCCCCTCATGAAGCAGAGTCCATTGATGCCTGCGTTGCCCACTAGAAATCACTGCTTCCACCGGGGAAATTTGCCAGCGCTTCCCAGCTCTGGTCTAAGTCCTCTTGGACAGTTGGAGCCTGCACCGCAGGAAGAACCAGTAAAGGTTTTACCGGCATGCGTGACACAGCGACAGCCTAATG GTCAGTCATTGAGGCAGCTGCCGCAGTGCTACAGCGACTTCCTGCCTGATTATTTCTCTCAGACAGAGCGCCCTCCTGAGGAGTTCTGCTTATCTCCTGACGCTCATACTGATGAATCCATCTCTATAGACCTGTTGCAGAAAAGAG GTTTGGTGAAAGCCATCAACACTGCAGTCGATCTGATAGTTGCTCATTTTGGCACCAGTCGGGATGCAGGTGTTAAG GCCAAATTGGGTAATAGCTCAGTTAGTCCGAATGTGGGTCACCTTATTCTGAAGTACTTGTGTCCGGCCATTCGGGAGATACTGAATGATGGACTGAAAGCATACGTACTGGACCTGATCATTGGACAACGCAAAAACCAGCCCTGGAGTGTGGTTGAAGCCTCCACACAACTTG GACCTTCTACACGAGTTTTGCACAGCCTGTTTTCTAAAGTGAGCCAGTATTCtgagctgaccaatcacagtatGAGACTCAATGCCTTCATCTTTGGCCTGCTAAA cttgCGATCTCTGGAATTCTGGTTCAATCACATTTATACGCATGAAG ACATCATAGCAGCACATTACCACCCATGGGGTTTCCTACCGCTGTCTCAAGGAGCTTGCCAGCCTCTTTTTGAAGAGTTGATGCTCTTGCTTCAGCCACTGTCACTGCTTCCCTTTGACCTTGACCTGCTATTTGAGCCACACCAGCTTCAGAAAGGAGAAGAACACCTGAGACGCAAAGAACAGCTGTGCTCTGCTCGCCAGAGCCTCGACCAATCAGATCGCTCCACTTTCCAACTCATGAGAGGCTGTGGAATGTTGGAGTCTCAGGAAACGGGAATGCTGCCTCAGAGAGAAAGCTTCGTGCTGAGAGATGAGGAGTGCCGGCTTAGGACTGAGGGAGtgacattaaaaatgaaacaagaaTGGCAGAGGAGTGTGGGAGCAGAACGTGAGTTTCGGAATAAGGAGGATGGAGTTGGTAAAGAGTGCTTGCGAAAGAGTGACACAGGACAGATGCAAGGTGGAGGGTGCTGTGCTGCCAGAATGAAGGGAGTTGGAGAAGACAATGAGAAGgacaaaaagagagaaaaagatgGAGATGCAACCAAACAGAGAAACCGACAAGCTGGCTGGTGGTATCAGTTGATGCAAAGCTCACAGGTTTACATTGACAACTCTGCCGAGGGGTCGAAATTTGTCAAGTGGGAGAAGAGGAGGAAAGGAGGGGTTGAGAATCACCGTCAAAGCCATCCACCTCCTAGAGAAGGTGTTGTTGAAGGAGCTGAGGCCATTCAGCAGATGGATGAACAGGTGGAACACGGTCGGACCAGTAGTAGCAATATTAATAGCATTGGCCGTGGGGTTCTAAACCAATCAGCTTTGTCAGAACCCACCAAAGCCACAAAAGCGAAGCCATCTTGGATGGGAAGTCCACCGGAGTCAGTGCTCACTGAGCTGAAAAAGAGTAAGGAGAAGCAGCCAGATTGCCAGGATCCGAATGAAGGGCTTCAGGCCCAGCCAGAAGCAGAGGAGGATGGAACGGCTCAAGTGCTCCGCTGGGGACGACTATTTGGAGCTGGAAATGCAAGCAAGAAAGAAAAGATTGAACAGAAATCAGTCAGGAAACAAAG ATTGCCTTCAGGTTGGTTGAGTATCGATCATTCTGTGTTGGATCTGGTGGCTCAGTCTGTTGGAGTTCGGAAAAGAGCGGAGCAACAATCTTTTACATCTCAAAGCCAAGAATCCAACCTTGGCCCAACTGAACAAGCACAAACACAGAGTCCCCAAACAAAGACACTAGCCCCACG GGAAGTGAAGGCGTTATGCCATCATATTGCCACAGAGCCAGGGCAGCTCAGTTTCAACAAAGGTGACGTGCTGCAGGTGCTCAGCAGGgcagactctgattggctgatgtgtGCTCTGGGCGATAGCCAGGGCCTTGTTCCCATCATATACGTCACCCTGATTGAAGACAGTCAGGAGCGTTGA
- the rusc2 gene encoding AP-4 complex accessory subunit RUSC2 isoform X3 encodes MQSRGAAAPEGDEDDSEEHHRPAHGTSNTPTTVRPSPLGSYSPIRLQGAPTSSGNCSTCSPTLNGPRPPRSLSCPISAGLLPQHTPPGVAIHTETPKLAPLPPTPPPAPLMKQSPLMPALPTRNHCFHRGNLPALPSSGLSPLGQLEPAPQEEPVKVLPACVTQRQPNVHHLSPQALKWREYRRKNPLGVERCKDGPHSFSCSLETKRPGTRVMRRNVFDFPPTNQALSFGRLNGQSLRQLPQCYSDFLPDYFSQTERPPEEFCLSPDAHTDESISIDLLQKRGLVKAINTAVDLIVAHFGTSRDAGVKAKLGNSSVSPNVGHLILKYLCPAIREILNDGLKAYVLDLIIGQRKNQPWSVVEASTQLGPSTRVLHSLFSKVSQYSELTNHSMRLNAFIFGLLNLRSLEFWFNHIYTHEDIIAAHYHPWGFLPLSQGACQPLFEELMLLLQPLSLLPFDLDLLFEPHQLQKGEEHLRRKEQLCSARQSLDQSDRSTFQLMRGCGMLESQETGMLPQRESFVLRDEECRLRTEGVTLKMKQEWQRSVGAEREFRNKEDGVGKECLRKSDTGQMQGGGCCAARMKGVGEDNEKDKKREKDGDATKQRNRQAGWWYQLMQSSQVYIDNSAEGSKFVKWEKRRKGGVENHRQSHPPPREGVVEGAEAIQQMDEQVEHGRTSSSNINSIGRGVLNQSALSEPTKATKAKPSWMGSPPESVLTELKKSKEKQPDCQDPNEGLQAQPEAEEDGTAQVLRWGRLFGAGNASKKEKIEQKSVRKQRLPSGWLSIDHSVLDLVAQSVGVRKRAEQQSFTSQSQESNLGPTEQAQTQSPQTKTLAPREVKALCHHIATEPGQLSFNKGDVLQVLSRADSDWLMCALGDSQGLVPIIYVTLIEDSQER; translated from the exons ATGCAGAGTCGAGGGGCTGCAGCACCAGAGGGTGATGAAGATGACTCTGAAGAACACCACAGGCCAGCTCACGGCACctccaacacacctacaacagtGCGGCCATCTCCACTGGGAAGCTATTCCCCAATTCGGCTCCAGGGTGCACCTACCTCTTCTGGAAATTGCTCAACATGCTCTCCGACTCTGAATGGTCCACGGCCACCACGTTCCCTCTCTTGCCCCATCTCTGCAGGTCTTCTGCCTCAGCACACCCCACCTGGAGTGGCCATACATACAGAGACTCCTAAACTTGCTCCATTGCCTCCAACACCACCTCCAGCTCCCCTCATGAAGCAGAGTCCATTGATGCCTGCGTTGCCCACTAGAAATCACTGCTTCCACCGGGGAAATTTGCCAGCGCTTCCCAGCTCTGGTCTAAGTCCTCTTGGACAGTTGGAGCCTGCACCGCAGGAAGAACCAGTAAAGGTTTTACCGGCATGCGTGACACAGCGACAGCCTAATG TGCACCACCTCTCCCCACAGGCACTCAAATGGAGAGAGTACAGGCGCAAGAACCCTCTGGGTGTGGAGCGCTGTAAAGATGGCCCTCATTCTTTCTCTTGTTCTTTGGAAACCAAGAGACCTGGGACTCGTGTCATGCGGCGCAATGTCTTTGATTTCCCACCAACCAATCAAGCACTCAGCTTCGGCAGACTGAATG GTCAGTCATTGAGGCAGCTGCCGCAGTGCTACAGCGACTTCCTGCCTGATTATTTCTCTCAGACAGAGCGCCCTCCTGAGGAGTTCTGCTTATCTCCTGACGCTCATACTGATGAATCCATCTCTATAGACCTGTTGCAGAAAAGAG GTTTGGTGAAAGCCATCAACACTGCAGTCGATCTGATAGTTGCTCATTTTGGCACCAGTCGGGATGCAGGTGTTAAG GCCAAATTGGGTAATAGCTCAGTTAGTCCGAATGTGGGTCACCTTATTCTGAAGTACTTGTGTCCGGCCATTCGGGAGATACTGAATGATGGACTGAAAGCATACGTACTGGACCTGATCATTGGACAACGCAAAAACCAGCCCTGGAGTGTGGTTGAAGCCTCCACACAACTTG GACCTTCTACACGAGTTTTGCACAGCCTGTTTTCTAAAGTGAGCCAGTATTCtgagctgaccaatcacagtatGAGACTCAATGCCTTCATCTTTGGCCTGCTAAA cttgCGATCTCTGGAATTCTGGTTCAATCACATTTATACGCATGAAG ACATCATAGCAGCACATTACCACCCATGGGGTTTCCTACCGCTGTCTCAAGGAGCTTGCCAGCCTCTTTTTGAAGAGTTGATGCTCTTGCTTCAGCCACTGTCACTGCTTCCCTTTGACCTTGACCTGCTATTTGAGCCACACCAGCTTCAGAAAGGAGAAGAACACCTGAGACGCAAAGAACAGCTGTGCTCTGCTCGCCAGAGCCTCGACCAATCAGATCGCTCCACTTTCCAACTCATGAGAGGCTGTGGAATGTTGGAGTCTCAGGAAACGGGAATGCTGCCTCAGAGAGAAAGCTTCGTGCTGAGAGATGAGGAGTGCCGGCTTAGGACTGAGGGAGtgacattaaaaatgaaacaagaaTGGCAGAGGAGTGTGGGAGCAGAACGTGAGTTTCGGAATAAGGAGGATGGAGTTGGTAAAGAGTGCTTGCGAAAGAGTGACACAGGACAGATGCAAGGTGGAGGGTGCTGTGCTGCCAGAATGAAGGGAGTTGGAGAAGACAATGAGAAGgacaaaaagagagaaaaagatgGAGATGCAACCAAACAGAGAAACCGACAAGCTGGCTGGTGGTATCAGTTGATGCAAAGCTCACAGGTTTACATTGACAACTCTGCCGAGGGGTCGAAATTTGTCAAGTGGGAGAAGAGGAGGAAAGGAGGGGTTGAGAATCACCGTCAAAGCCATCCACCTCCTAGAGAAGGTGTTGTTGAAGGAGCTGAGGCCATTCAGCAGATGGATGAACAGGTGGAACACGGTCGGACCAGTAGTAGCAATATTAATAGCATTGGCCGTGGGGTTCTAAACCAATCAGCTTTGTCAGAACCCACCAAAGCCACAAAAGCGAAGCCATCTTGGATGGGAAGTCCACCGGAGTCAGTGCTCACTGAGCTGAAAAAGAGTAAGGAGAAGCAGCCAGATTGCCAGGATCCGAATGAAGGGCTTCAGGCCCAGCCAGAAGCAGAGGAGGATGGAACGGCTCAAGTGCTCCGCTGGGGACGACTATTTGGAGCTGGAAATGCAAGCAAGAAAGAAAAGATTGAACAGAAATCAGTCAGGAAACAAAG ATTGCCTTCAGGTTGGTTGAGTATCGATCATTCTGTGTTGGATCTGGTGGCTCAGTCTGTTGGAGTTCGGAAAAGAGCGGAGCAACAATCTTTTACATCTCAAAGCCAAGAATCCAACCTTGGCCCAACTGAACAAGCACAAACACAGAGTCCCCAAACAAAGACACTAGCCCCACG GGAAGTGAAGGCGTTATGCCATCATATTGCCACAGAGCCAGGGCAGCTCAGTTTCAACAAAGGTGACGTGCTGCAGGTGCTCAGCAGGgcagactctgattggctgatgtgtGCTCTGGGCGATAGCCAGGGCCTTGTTCCCATCATATACGTCACCCTGATTGAAGACAGTCAGGAGCGTTGA